TTCCTCACGCCTATCTCCTTACCTCCCACCTTCTATCTCCTACCACTATTTTCATCCTTCTTTGTGTCCACCCTGTGGACATAGCCGTTTTTCCTTTCTTACATCTGAAAGATGCAAGAGTTCACATCTAAATTATTCTCAATATTGCGGGATTTCTTTGAGTGGAGAGACTTTTTAGGTCATTTATAATATTGACATATTCATCGACACCGCCCTGGACACCTTTTTCTCGTCTTTCTTCCTCAGTTATTTTAATTCTCCTGCCAATCACAGGTCCAGTGCCGGTATTTTCTCCAAACTGGTCTGTCAGTTCTACAACAGCTAAACTTTCATCAAATATGGTCATATGTTGAAGTTTTCGACATAGAACGGGTTGCCATTCTTTAAATTCATTTCTTAAGATAACTATAATCTCGGCACGATTGTTTTCAAAGATTAATTCCCGACGATGGCTTCGGATAATCTCTTTGACGCGGTCTTTACCAAATGTATCTTTGGACATAACAAAAAAGTGAAATATCTTTATCTGTCTATCTCTGCGTTGTAATAGGGCTTTATTGATGGTTAACATTTTTTGCGGAAATCCTTCAGTTCGCCATCGCTCAACCCAAAAATCCACGCAGGCTAATTCTTTTTGTACCTCTTCTGATTCCTTTAAAAGTAAATTATACAATTCTCGTCTATCATCTATAAAACACCAACCTTTCTCGGACATATCTTTGGCTCGATGCAACCATTTATTTAATCCATCTTCGATAATAGTTACTTCACGAATAGCAACTTTGCGTAAATATGGGTCATCAATACCATCTGCAATCTTCCTTAAGTCTTCCATATTGAAAATCCTCCTTATATTTGGTAATTGGTAACTGGTAATTGGTAATTGGTTAAATGATTATTTAACCAGATTATTTTAATGAATTAATAGCGATTTGTCAAGTAAAAAATTAATTTAAAAAATCAGTTGACGAATTAAATTAAATAAGTTATAATTAATATGCGTTAATGGAAGAAAAAATCGTCATTAGTGATTTAGATAAAGATAGATATTCACGATTAGGGCTTATTCCCTGGTGGAATCAGGAAAAACTGAAAAATACATTGGTTATGGTTGTTGGCGTTGGTGCATTAGGAAATGAGGTTGTAAAAAATTTAGCCCTTTTAGGCGTAGGGAAAATAATTATTGTTGATTTTGACCAGATAGTCAATGCTGATTTAACCCGCTCTGTTCTTTATCGAAAAGAAGATGATGGTAAAAAAAAGGTTGAAATAGCGGCAGAAAGAATTCAAGAAATTAATCCCGAGGTTAAAATACAACCTTTAGCTGGAAATATCCTCTGGGATGTAGGATTAGGGATATTTAGACAAGTAGATATAGTTATTGGTTGTGTGGATAACCGTGAGGCAAGATTAGCTATTAACCAGGCTTGCTGGAGAACAAATACCCCATGGATTGATGGAGGAATAGATGTCTTAAATGGAGTAGTAAGTATCTTTTGCCCACCAGAAAACGCATGCTATGAATGCACCTTGACAGATTTAGATTATAATATTCTCGGCGTCAGATACTCGTGCCCATTACTTAGATATGATGATTTATTAGAAGGAAAAACACCTACAACCTCAACTATTGCCTCGATTATTGCTGGAATTCAAGTTCAGGAGGCAATAAAATTAATCCATTGTCTTGAAGTCCCAAAAGGAAAAGGAATAGTTTTTAATGGATTAACCTATGAATGCTATCTTATTGAATATTCTAAAAAAAATGACTGCTTAAGCCATGAATATTATGCAGAAATTGTTGAATTGAATAAAGGAGTAGAAAATACTACATTTAGAGAATTACTTGAATTAGCCCGGGAATCACTGGGTAAAGAGGTTATATTAGAATTAGACCGGGATATAGTCACTAAATTACACTGTAGTAAATGCCAGGAAGATACGAATATTTTTAAAGTATTAGGTAAGGTAACCATAGAAGACGGCAAATGTCCAAAATGTGAAGGGATAAGAAATGTAAGTATGACCAATATAATTTCTCTTGAGGAGAAATTTATAGATAAAAATTTAGCAGAGGTGGGAATTCCCCCATTCCACATCATTGGAGCAAGAAATGGTAAAAAAACTAAATATTTCGAACTTACTCAAGATAGAAAAAAGACTTTAGGGGAGGTAGTATAGATGTTTAATTTATTTGGGGCTAATAAGCCAACGCCTGTGTTATTAGTTTATTCGCAAACACCAATTGAGTGTGCGTATTGTCATACACCAGTAAAAACAGAAAGTATAGTTGTCAGATGTCCTATGTGTAACACCATTCACCATCCACAATGTTGGAAAGAAGGAAAAGGGTGTAGTGTTTTTGGTTGTAAAAATGCGCCGAAGAAAAA
This genomic window from bacterium contains:
- a CDS encoding HesA/MoeB/ThiF family protein, giving the protein MEEKIVISDLDKDRYSRLGLIPWWNQEKLKNTLVMVVGVGALGNEVVKNLALLGVGKIIIVDFDQIVNADLTRSVLYRKEDDGKKKVEIAAERIQEINPEVKIQPLAGNILWDVGLGIFRQVDIVIGCVDNREARLAINQACWRTNTPWIDGGIDVLNGVVSIFCPPENACYECTLTDLDYNILGVRYSCPLLRYDDLLEGKTPTTSTIASIIAGIQVQEAIKLIHCLEVPKGKGIVFNGLTYECYLIEYSKKNDCLSHEYYAEIVELNKGVENTTFRELLELARESLGKEVILELDRDIVTKLHCSKCQEDTNIFKVLGKVTIEDGKCPKCEGIRNVSMTNIISLEEKFIDKNLAEVGIPPFHIIGARNGKKTKYFELTQDRKKTLGEVV
- a CDS encoding RING finger protein, which encodes MFNLFGANKPTPVLLVYSQTPIECAYCHTPVKTESIVVRCPMCNTIHHPQCWKEGKGCSVFGCKNAPKKK